From the genome of Corallococcus macrosporus DSM 14697:
ACGGTGGGGACCGTCCCGGAGGCGGTGGGGGCCTGCCGTTTCACCAGCAGTTCCACCGAGCCCCGGGCGAGCCGGTCCTTCACCTGCTTGGTCACCAGGCTTTCCTGGGACGAAAGTTCCCGGGGAAGGCGTGCCTTCACCTCACAGAACTTGTGATTGAGCGAGCGAAGCTCGACGGAGACTTCCTCGTCCCCCACGCGCGCGCGGCCCGCGCCAAACCCGGTCATGCTCTTCAACATTGGGCGGTTGCTAGGGGCTTTCGGGTCCGAGGTCAAGCCGCGCGCTTGCACCGCCCCCAGTTCTGTGTAGGGTCCGGCCGCGAGATGTCCTGGCACAAGCGGCTCGAGTCATGGGCGAAGCTGACACTGGCGTTCGTGGCGTCCGCCCTGCTGTGGCGCCCGCGCCGCCGGCGGCGTCCTGGCACCCCACTCCCCCATCCTCGCAAGGTCCTGCTCGTGCGGCCCGACAACCGCGTGGGCGAGGCGCTCCTCACCACCCCGTTGATGCGGACACTCAAGGCGAACCTCCAGCCCGCGCCCGAGGTCCATGTCCTGGTGCATGCGAAGGTCGCTCGCGTCCTGACCGGTCATCCGGACGCGGACGCCATCATCCCCTTTGACCGGCGGCGCATCTGGCTCGGTGCCCTGGCGCCCGGCATCGCAGCGCTGCGGCGCGCCCGGTATGACGTGGTGGTCGACTGCGCCAACTGGGAATCGCCCTCCGTCACGAGCGCGCTCGTGTCCCGGCTCGCGGGCCCCGAGGCCGTCGTCATTGGCCCCGACCTCTGGCCGGTGTCCCGGCTGCACTCCCTGCCCGTTCCGGCCCGCTCGGACACGCGGAACGAAGCCGTGCAGCGGACGCACCTGCTGACGCCGCTCACGAATGGCACCCCCATGGCGCGCGGATTGTCCTTCCGGGAGCCCGCTGTGGGCCCGGCCATCCACGCCTATCTGGAGTCACTCGCTGGAAAGCCCGCCGCCGTCATCAATCCCGGTGGGCGTCTGGGGCCCCGGCGCATCCCCCCCATGGCCTTCGC
Proteins encoded in this window:
- a CDS encoding glycosyltransferase family 9 protein is translated as MSWHKRLESWAKLTLAFVASALLWRPRRRRRPGTPLPHPRKVLLVRPDNRVGEALLTTPLMRTLKANLQPAPEVHVLVHAKVARVLTGHPDADAIIPFDRRRIWLGALAPGIAALRRARYDVVVDCANWESPSVTSALVSRLAGPEAVVIGPDLWPVSRLHSLPVPARSDTRNEAVQRTHLLTPLTNGTPMARGLSFREPAVGPAIHAYLESLAGKPAAVINPGGRLGPRRIPPMAFAAAARALVALGRVPIVTWGPGEEALARSVVDAAPGAEFAPATNLDELAALMRAAGLTVCNNTGPMHLSVAVGAPTLAFFLRMDMERWGHAYAPHRMVDLTPLVDGAGGQGLEARAADEARAFAAALSS